A window of the Lactuca sativa cultivar Salinas chromosome 7, Lsat_Salinas_v11, whole genome shotgun sequence genome harbors these coding sequences:
- the LOC111881655 gene encoding CBL-interacting serine/threonine-protein kinase 6, which translates to MAGEDRNNGVLHGKYELGRQLGHGTFAKVYHAKNVHNGKSVAMKVVGKEKVIKVGMMDQVKREISVMKMVRHPNIVELYEVMASKSKIYFAMELVRGGELFSKIAKGRLREDVARSYFQQLISAVDFCHSRGVYHRDLKPENLLLDEEGNLKVTDFGLSAFCDHLRQDGLLHTTCGTPAYVAPEIIGKKGYDGAKADIWSCGVILYVLLAGFLPFQDENIVAMYRKIYRGDFKCPPWFSSDARKLITKLLDPNPSTRITISKIMESPWFKKSAPKTSKFLIDDEGVQSKGKDAKTLNAFHIISLSEGFDLSPLFEEKKREEKEEMRFATTEKAEAVVSKLEEVAKSMKFSVKKSGDESSLRLQGHENGRKGKLGIAAELFAVTPSFLVVEVKKSSGDTLEYNQFCSNELRPALRDIVWRSAADHTFPA; encoded by the coding sequence ATGGCAGGTGAAGACAGAAACAATGGCGTCCTACATGGAAAATACGAGCTTGGTCGGCAGCTAGGTCACGGCACTTTTGCGAAGGTGTACCATGCGAAGAACGTGCATAACGGAAAAAGTGTGGCGATGAAGGTTGTGGGGAAAGAGAAGGTTATTAAGGTCGGAATGATGGATCAGGTTAAGAGAGAGATTTCGGTGATGAAGATGGTACGTCATCCTAACATTGTCGAGCTTTACGAGGTTATGGCGAGTAAATCGAAGATCTACTTCGCTATGGAACTCGTTAGAGGCGGTGAATTGTTCTCCAAAATTGCGAAAGGGCGGTTGCGAGAGGATGTTGCCAGAAGCTACTTCCAGCAGCTCATTTCCGCCGTTGATTTCTGTCATAGCCGAGGTGTGTACCACCGGGATCTGAAGCCGGAGAATTTGCTGTTGGATGAAGAAGGTAATTTAAAAGTGACGGATTTTGGACTCAGCGCTTTTTGCGATCATCTCCGGCAGGATGGACTGTTACACACGACGTGTGGGACACCGGCGTACGTCGCACCGGAAATAATCGGGAAAAAAGGATACGACGGAGCAAAAGCCGATATCTGGTCATGTGGTGTTATCCTCTACGTTCTTCTCGCTGGATTCTTGCCTTTTCAGGACGAGAACATTGTCGCGATGTATCGGAAGATTTACCGGGGAGATTTCAAATGTCCACCGTGGTTTTCTTCCGACGCTCGAAAATTGATCACGAAATTACTAGACCCAAATCCCAGCACTCGGATTACCATCTCGAAGATCATGGAATCACCCTGGTTTAAGAAGTCGGCGCCGAAGACCTCCAAGTTCTTGATTGACGACGAAGGAGTGCAATCTAAAGGCAAGGATGCTAAAACATTGAATGCGTTTCACATCATTTCATTATCAGAAGGATTTGATCTGTCGCCGTTGtttgaagagaagaagagagAGGAAAAGGAAGAAATGAGGTTCGCGACGACGGAGAAGGCGGAGGCGGTGGTGTCGAAGCTGGAAGAAGTGGCGAAGTCGATGAAGTTTAGCGTGAAGAAAAGCGGCGACGAGAGCAGTTTAAGGTTGCAGGGACATGAAAATGGAAGAAAAGGGAAGTTAGGGATAGCGGCGGAGCTCTTCGCCGTCACTCCGTCGTTtctggtggtggaagtgaagaaATCTAGCGGCGACACCCTGGAATACAACCAGTTCTGTAGCAACGAGCTCCGGCCGGCGCTTAGAGACATCGTCTGGAGGTCTGCCGCCGATCACACTTTTCCGGCGTGA